A segment of the Parasphingopyxis algicola genome:
GCCGCGCGCATGCCTTCGAAGCCGGCTTCGTCGTGCAGTTTGATCGTGCCGTCGCGGGCGACCGTGTCGACCGCGGTGATGGTCTGATATTCGTTCATGGCCGTCATATAGCGATGCCCGTCCGGAATCGCCATATCCTGGCATCGCTAGCGGAAGCGGATCCGTTCACTGTGCAGGCTGTTTCCGTCGGAACCGTTCAGGGTCAGCGCCACTTCACCCGATGCCCAGTCGATTTCCACCATCCCGAAATTCTCGTCGGAGAAGAAGCCCGAGCGGCGTAGCGGATCGGGTTCGCGCTCGCCTGTATCGCCCGATGCGAAGGAGAAATTGAGCGAGGAGGATGTCAGCTCCCACACGCTTTCGCCCAGCGCTTCCGGTTCGCCATGATAGAGGCCGCCGCTGTGCCGGTCGCCGGACAGGATCACCATGCCGCCGCCGTTGCGCAAGGCCAGAGCCTCGTAGAGCCGTTGCCGCTCATGCGGCATGTTGCCCCATTTCTCCCAGTTGTGCGCATCGGTCAGCACCTGGATCGACGAGACGATCAGCCGCAGATCGGCGGGCTCGGCCAGTTCCTCGGCGAGCCAGGCCCATTGCGCGGCGCCGAGCAGGGTCGCGCCGGGATCGTCGACCGTACCGTAATAACCGAGCGGGCGCCGATCGTAACTATAGGGCAGGGAGGTAAGCGGATCGCGGAAGAACCGCGTGTCGAGCATGATGATCTGGATAAGTTGGCCGTCGGGGCCGATCGTCACGCTGTCATAGATACCGGGGCGGCCGCGGACTTCGGCGCTCGACCGCCAGAAGCTCT
Coding sequences within it:
- a CDS encoding alkaline phosphatase D family protein, translated to MKNHRTGIAALAALALAGCTATSNQPAPGSAAEALRPYYASLAGDLPQANPGPAIDRSRAISRIGFGSCNHQHRHQTIWPVIADHNPELFLMIGDNVYGDYDYRGEADLRTFEQAYGLQASHPEFIAFRERVPMLASWDDHDFGPNDSGGTFAFREHSEDLFESFWRSSAEVRGRPGIYDSVTIGPDGQLIQIIMLDTRFFRDPLTSLPYSYDRRPLGYYGTVDDPGATLLGAAQWAWLAEELAEPADLRLIVSSIQVLTDAHNWEKWGNMPHERQRLYEALALRNGGGMVILSGDRHSGGLYHGEPEALGESVWELTSSSLNFSFASGDTGEREPDPLRRSGFFSDENFGMVEIDWASGEVALTLNGSDGNSLHSERIRFR